The Patescibacteria group bacterium genome contains a region encoding:
- a CDS encoding response regulator encodes MTNKKYTILMVEDDPDQILMYRTQLELDGFMVFDAKKYADVEKILAKEKPDMVLLDLVLGAESGEDILKKLNAKHITDVLPVIVFTNLKSDKDEQKFIKLGAREYWPKTKLLPRQLSDVIMRFLK; translated from the coding sequence ATGACTAATAAAAAATATACAATTTTAATGGTTGAGGATGATCCTGATCAAATTCTCATGTACAGAACCCAATTAGAGCTGGATGGTTTTATGGTCTTTGATGCTAAAAAATATGCTGATGTTGAAAAAATACTGGCCAAAGAAAAACCAGACATGGTATTGCTTGATCTTGTTTTAGGAGCGGAATCGGGTGAAGATATTTTAAAGAAGTTAAATGCTAAGCATATTACAGATGTATTGCCTGTAATAGTGTTTACTAATTTAAAGTCGGACAAGGACGAGCAAAAGTTTATCAAATTAGGCGCCAGAGAATATTGGCCAAAAACTAAATTATTGCCCAGGCAATTAAGTGATGTAATAATGAGATTCTTAAAATAA